Genomic DNA from Streptomyces sp. AM 2-1-1:
CGCCACGCCCTATGGAGCGGAGCAGCGCGCCCACGCCGTGCGCCATGCCCAGCCAGACGGCACGCACCAGCCGGAACACCCCGTTGACGGGAGGCGCGACGGGCTTCGGCGCGGGCCTCCTGGCCACCGCCTTCTTGACGGGCGCCTTGCGCGGGGGCGCCGGTCTGCCGGCCGGGGCCCTCTTGGCGGGCGCGGCTTTTCTCGCCGGCGCCGGAGTACGGCCGACGTTCTTGGCGGTGCCCGCCGTGCCCTGGGAACCCTTGCCGGACGTACGTGAAGCCATGGTGCCGAGGTTACCGGTGCCGGCGCGTCCGTACACGTGCCCGTCGGGTTCACCCGACCGTGTCGGCCTGCGGACGCGACGAACTGACGTCGTCTCACCGCGGGACGCGGGTGCGGGGAGGGTGAGTGGCGGGGTGGGATCAGTTCGGCGAGGGCAGGATGCCCGGGGAGCCGGTCGTGCCGGGCTCCAGCGCGTCGAGCGCCCGCCGCAGGCCGGTCAGCTTCCGTTCGAGATGGGCGGCGGTGGCCACCGCCGCCGCGTCGGCCGACTCGTCGTCCAACTGCTTGGAGAGCGCCTCGGCCTGTTCCTCCACCGCGGCGAGCCGTGCGGAGAGTTCGGCGAGCAGCCCGGCGGGTTCGCGGTCCTCGCCGGACCGGCCGCCGTCGAGCTGGGCCCGCAACAGGGCCGCCTGCTCGCGCAGCTTGCAGTTCTTCATGTAGAGCTCGACGAAGACGGACACCTTGGCGCGCAGCACCCAGGGGTCGAACGGCTTCGAGATGTAGTCGACGGCACCGGCCGCGTAACCCCGGAAGGTGTGGTGCGGGCCGTGGTTGATGGCGGTGAGGAAGATGATCGGGATGTCCCGGGTCCGCTCGCGGCGCTTGATGTGCGCCGCCGTCTCGAAGCCGTCCATGCCCGGCATCTGGACGTCGAGCAGAATGACCGCGAAGTCGTCCGTGAGCAGCGCCTTGAGCGCTTCCTCCCCTGACGATGCCCGCACCAGCGTCTGATCCAGCGCGGAGAGGATGGCCTCCAGCGCGAGCAGATTCTCCGGCCGGTCATCGACCAGGAGGATCTTGGCCTTCTGCATCATGGCCCGCCCTCCTCATCCCGGCGTCGCACCGGGTGCCGCCCCAGGGAACGGCTCTGATTCGCCGTCCGTCTTGTGCCGGTCATCGTAGCCGCACCCCGGCCGTCGCCACACCCTGTCACCGCGATGTCACTGTGCACATATCAAGAACGCGGCGGGAGTTCAGAAAGTTCCCGCAATCGGGCACCTCCACACTTCCCCCGCACGCGGAAAGTGCGGGAAAGGCTGGCCGCGGTGTCCGGGGAGGGCCGACGGCACCGCTCCCCCGCCGCCCTCCCGGACATCGTGGCCGGATCATTCGCCCCGCATCCACCGCTCCATGACGCCCAGCAGGTAGTCCGGATCGACCGGTTTGGTGACGTAGTCGGAGGCACCGCAGTCGAGCGCCTTCTCCTTGTCGCCCTTCATGGCCTTCGCGGTCAGCGCGATGATCGGCAGGGCGGCGAACTGCGGCATCCGCCGGATCGCCGTCGTCGTCGCGTACCCGTCCATCTCGGGCATCATGATGTCCATCAGCACGACTGCCACGTCGTCGTGCTGCTCCAGCACCTCGATCCCCTCGCGGCCGTTCTCCGCGTAGAGCACCGAGAGTCCGTGCTGTTCCAGGGCGCTGGTGAGGGCGAAGACGTTGCGGATGTCGTCGTCGACGATCAGCACCTTCTCGCCGCGGAACCGGAAGGTCTTGCGGGCCGCGGGCGTCTGCGCC
This window encodes:
- a CDS encoding response regulator; amino-acid sequence: MMQKAKILLVDDRPENLLALEAILSALDQTLVRASSGEEALKALLTDDFAVILLDVQMPGMDGFETAAHIKRRERTRDIPIIFLTAINHGPHHTFRGYAAGAVDYISKPFDPWVLRAKVSVFVELYMKNCKLREQAALLRAQLDGGRSGEDREPAGLLAELSARLAAVEEQAEALSKQLDDESADAAAVATAAHLERKLTGLRRALDALEPGTTGSPGILPSPN